In Raphanus sativus cultivar WK10039 chromosome 5, ASM80110v3, whole genome shotgun sequence, the following proteins share a genomic window:
- the LOC108862926 gene encoding probable methyltransferase PMT20 — translation MKSGKQSSQPEKGSSRILSVTVLFIALCGFSFYLGGMFCSERVKIEAKDVTSTTRKAVASSPVKPTVSPLQIKSISFPECSSELQDYTPCTDPKRWKRYGVHRLSFLERHCPPVYEKNECLIPPPDGYKPPIRWPKSREQCWYKNVPYDWINKQKSNQHWLKKEGDKFHFPGGGTMFPRGVSHYVDQMQDLIPEMKDGTVRTAIDTGCGVASWGGDLLDRGILTISLAPRDNHEAQVQFALERGIPAILGVISTQRLPFPSNSFDMAHCSRCLIPWTEFGGIYLLEIHRIVRPGGFWVLSGPPVNYNRRWRGWNTTMEDQKSDYNKLQSLLTSMCFKKYAQKDDIAVWQKLSDKSCYDKIAKNMEAYPPKCDDSIEPDSAWYTPLRPCVVAPTAKVKNSGLGSIPKWPERLKVAPERISDVHGGSASGLKHDDGKWKNRVKHYKKVLPALGTDKIRNVMDMNTVYGGFAAALVKDPVWVMNVVSSYSANTLPVVFDRGLIGTYHDWCEAFSTYPRTYDLLHLDSLFTLESHRCEMKYVLLEMDRILRPGGYVIIRESSYFMDAITTLAKGTRWNCRREETEYAVESEKIMVCQKKLWFSSNQTS, via the exons ATGAAGAGCGGGAAGCAATCTTCGCAACCCGAAAAGGGTTCTTCTAGGATCTTGTCAGTAACAGTCCTGTTCATCGCATTATGCGGCTTCTCCTTCTATCTCGGTGGTATGTTTTGCTCTGAGAGAGTCAAGATCGAAGCCAAAGATGTCACAAGCACCACTAGAAAGGCTGTAGCTTCTTCCCCTGTGAAACCAACAGTTTCACCTCTTCAAATCAAATCCATCTCTTTCCCTGAATGCAGCTCAGAGTTACAAGATTACACACCCTGCACCGATCCAAAG aGATGGAAAAGATACGGTGTCCATCGCCTAAGTTTCTTGGAGCGTCACTGTCCTCCTGTTTACGAAAAGAACGAGTGTCTGATCCCACCACCAGACGGGTACAAACCGCCTATAAGATGGCCGAAGAGCAGAGAGCAGTGCTGGTACAAGAACGTGCCTTATGATTGGATCAACAAGCAAAAATCGAACCAGCATTGGCTCAAGAAAGAAGGTGACAAGTTCCATTTCCCTGGTGGTGGTACCATGTTTCCACGTGGAGTTAGTCACTATGTTGATCAGATGCAAGATCTGATTCCCGAGATGAAAGACGGTACAGTCAGAACCGCCATTGACACTGGCTGTGGG GTAGCGAGCTGGGGAGGTGATCTATTGGACCGTGGGATACTAACAATCTCTCTTGCTCCTAGAGATAACCATGAAGCTCAGGTTCAGTTTGCTCTTGAACGTGGGATCCCTGCTATTCTCGGGGTTATCTCTACACAGCGTCTCCCTTTCCCTTCCAATTCTTTTGATATGGCTCATTGCTCAAGATGTCTCATTCCCTGGACTGAGTTTG GTGGAATCTATTTGCTTGAGATTCACCGTATAGTCCGACCTGGAGGATTCTGGGTACTCTCAGGTCCACCGGTGAACTACAACAGACGGTGGCGTGGATGGAACACAACCATGGAAGATCAAAAATCAGACTACAACAAGCTTCAGTCACTTCTAACCTCCATGTGTTTCAAAAAGTACGCACAAAAAGACGACATAGCAGTCTGGCAGAAACTCTCAGACAAATCTTGTTACGACAAGATCGCGAAGAACATGGAAGCTTACCCTCCAAAATGCGACGACAGCATAGAGCCTGACTCCGCTTGGTACACTCCCCTCCGTCCCTGCGTGGTTGCACCGACCGCTAAAGTCAAGAACTCCGGACTCGGGTCCATACCGAAATGGCCCGAGAGGCTTAAAGTTGCGCCGGAGAGGATCTCTGATGTTCATGGAGGGAGCGCGAGTGGTTTGAAACACGATGACGGTAAGTGGAAGAACAGAGTTAAGCATTACAAGAAAGTGTTACCAGCTCTTGGGACGGATAAGATAAGGAATGTTATGGATATGAACACGGTTTATGGAGGCTTCGCTGCTGCTCTCGTTAAGGATCCTGTTTGGGTCATGAACGTTGTCTCGTCCTACAGTGCCAATACGCTTCCTGTTGTCTTTGATCGTGGTCTCATCGGAACCTACCACGACTG GTGCGAAGCTTTCTCTACGTATCCAAGAACATATGATCTTCTTCACCTTGACAGCCTCTTTACCCTTGAGAGCCACAG GTGTGAGATGAAGTACGTATTGCTGGAGATGGACCGGATATTGAGACCGGGAGGGTATGTAATAATCAGAGAATCGAGTTATTTCATGGACGCAATCACGACGTTGGCCAAGGGGACGAGGTGGAATTGTCGGAGAGAGGAGACTGAGTATGCCGTGGAAAGCGAGAAGATTATGGTTTGCCAGAAAAAGCTTTGGTTTTCGTCTAACCAAACCTCTTGA
- the LOC108805299 gene encoding uncharacterized protein LOC108805299, with protein sequence MAAPRTGVTSMKDYLKKYESSEVIEQKKKKKMKKKKPSKPEPAGVLVVDEDPVWQKQIDPLEEDNENDSAEERPVVDEDIEVKRMRRLEEIKARRAQNAIAEDGSGWVSLSSDRGGHNERSDDISPPRRQRTRNDSPSPEPGPRVPLPETDMSPPRRRKRHYTPSPEPSRQHAKPVSLDSDLTPPRRRRARNDSPSPEPEDTAPKSLGEDLSPPRKRRVHPPSPERRRKRSDSVELDGDLSPPRRKKDSPLSDVNKTSNDLSPPRRRRYHSPSPEPGRKPSRSFGSNSDLSPPRRSVSVSVKGSRDSDLSPQRKTVSRSSNFDSSPPRRPRRESPPPQTSKEQRKTGLISGKDIGSEYRKKKQDEQLRFKNMDSELTGQNAEAVFRDKITGKRISKEEYLQSKQKKVIEKPKEIKLEWGQGLAQKRDAEARLQELELEKDKPFARTRDDPELDLMMKERVRWGDPMAHLVKKKQHVAPLMDLGDNEEMQKSGFVIPQSIPKHSWITRGLEAAPNRYGIKPGRHWDGVDRSTGHEKDMFKKTSEKKATEREAYLWSVSDM encoded by the exons ATGGCTGCTCCAAGAACAGGGGTGACATCTATGAAAGACTACTTGAAGAAGTATGAGAGTAGTGAGGTTATAgaacagaaaaagaagaagaagatgaagaagaagaagccatccAAACCTGAACCCGCTGGTGTTTTAGTTGTCGATGAAGATCCTGTTTGGCAGAAGCAGATTGATCCCTTAGAGGAAGATAATGAAAATGATTCAGCTG AGGAAAGACCTGTGGTTGACGAGGATATTGAAGTTAAGAGAATGAGGAGGTTGGAGGAAATCAAGGCAAGGCGTGCTCAAAATGCCATTGCTGAGGATGGGAGTGGCTGGGTGAGTTTATCTTCAGACCGGGGCGGCCACAACGAAAGATCTGATGATATTTCTCCTCCAAGGAGACAGAGGACTCGCAACGACTCTCCATCTCCTGAGCCTGGGCCTAGAGTTCCACTTCCTGAAACAGACATGTCGCCACCACGTCGGAGAAAACGTCACTATACACCTTCCCCTGAACCTAGCAGACAACATGCCAAGCCTGTTAGTTTGGATTCTGATTTGACGCCACCTCGCAGAAGACGAGCCAGGAATGATTCACCTTCACCCGAACCTGAAGATACAGCCCCCAAAAGTCTGGGTGAAGATCTGTCTCCTCCTCGGAAGAGACGTGTCCATCCTCCGTCGCCTGAAAGACGCAGAAAGCGTTCAGATTCCGTTGAGTTGGACGGTGATTTATCTCCCCCTCGCAGGAAAAAGGATTCACCTCTCTCAGATGTTAACAAGACGAGCAATGATCTTTCTCCACCACGGAGAAGACGATATCATTCTCCATCACCCGAACCGGGTAGAAAGCCTTCAAGATCTTTTGGCTCAAATTCTGATTTATCTCCACCTCGCAGGAGTGTGAGTGTGAGTGTGAAGGGCTCCCGAGACTCAGATCTTTCGCCTCAGAGAAAAACAGTGTCTAGGAGTTCCAATTTTGATAGCTCTCCCCCAAGGAGACCACGCAGAGAATCACCACCTCCTCAAACAAGCAAGGAGCAACGGAAGACTGGGCTCATTAGTGGCAAAGACATTGGAAGTGAATATCGAAAGAAGAAGCAGGATGAACAGTTGAG GTTTAAAAATATGGATTCCGAGCTAACTGGTCAGAATGCAGAAGCTGTCTTCCGTGATAAGATTACAG GAAAGCGTATATCGAAAGAAGAATATCTTCAATCAAAGCAAAAGAAAGTGATAGAGAAGCCAAAG GAGATCAAATTGGAATGGGGACAAGGTTTAGCTCAGAAGCGGGATGCTGAAGCTAGACTACAGGAACTTGAGCTTGAGAAGGATAAGCCATTTGCTCGGACCAG GGACGATCCCGAGCTTGATCTAATGATGAAAGAAAGAGTTAGATGGGGAGATCCAATGGCTCATTTGGTGAAG AAGAAGCAGCACGTGGCACCTCTTATGGATCTAGGGGACAACGAGGAGATGCAAAAATCTGGATTTGTGATACCACAAAGTATCCCAAAGCACAGTTGGATAACAAGAGGATTAGAAGCTGCACCTAATCGATATGGAATCAAACCCGGTAGGCATTGGGATGGAGTTGACCGCAGTACTG GACATGAGAAGGATATGTTCAAGAAGACGAGTGAGAAAAAAGCAACGGAAAGAGAAGCTTACCTTTGGTCTGTTTCTGATATGTGA
- the LOC108857197 gene encoding histidine biosynthesis bifunctional protein hisIE, chloroplastic isoform X1, translating into MAITHNALAHSLQGRSSCFVPKPLCIRDAKQRSRSSSVVFASNDKNIALQSKVDKLLDRIKWDDKGLAVAIAQNVDTGAVLMQGFANREALSTTITSRKATFFSRSRSTLWTKGETSNNFINVLDVYLDCDRDSIIYLGTPDGPTCHTGAETCYYTSVFDQLAVDEASGDKLASTTLYSLESIISKRKEESTVPQEGKPSWTRRLLTNDALLCSKIREEADELCRTLEDKEEVSRTASEMADVLYHAMVLLSKRDVKFEDVLEVLRKRFSQSGIEEKQSRSK; encoded by the exons ATGGCGATAACGCACAATGCATTAGCACATTCTCTACAAGGGAGGAGTAGCTGCTTTGTCCCAAAACCCTTGTGCATTAGAGATGCTAAGCAGAGAAGCAGATCCAGTAGTGTCGTATTCGCTTCTAATGATAAGAACATTGCTCTTCAATCTAAG GTAGATAAGTTGTTGGACCGCATAAAATGGGATGACAAAGGTTTAGCTGTGGCAATTGCACAAAACGTTGACACTGGAGCAGTGTTAATGCAAGGCTTTGCTAACAGAGAGGCTCTCTCCACAACCATCACTTCTCGTAAAGCTACTTTCTTCAGTCGATCAAGATCTACCTTATGGACTAAGGGAGAGACATCAAATAACTTCATCAATGTCCTAGATGTATACCTTGACTGTGATCGTGATTCG ATAATTTACCTTGGAACACCTGATGGGCCTACTTGTCACACAGGGGCAGAGACTTGTTACTACACTTCGGTTTTCGATCAATTAGCAGTTGATGAG GCTTCAGGAGACAAGCTAGCTTCAACAACGTTATACTCGCTAGAATCAATCATTTCAAAGCGGAAGGAGGAATCAACAGTTCCTCAAGAAGGTAAACCGTCATGGACTCGACGGTTATTGACCAATGATGCTCTGCTTTGCTCAAAGATCAG GGAAGAAGCAGACGAGTTATGCAGAACGCTTGAGGATAAGGAGGAAGTATCAAGAACAGCATCAGAGATGGCGGATGTGTTGTACCATGCGATGGTGCTTCTGTCTaaaagggatgtcaagtttgaaGATGTTCTTGAAGTTCTTAGGAAACGCTTCTCTCAATCTGGTATCGAGGAGAAGCAAAGCCGTTCAAAGTGA
- the LOC108857197 gene encoding histidine biosynthesis bifunctional protein hisIE, chloroplastic isoform X2, with protein MQGFANREALSTTITSRKATFFSRSRSTLWTKGETSNNFINVLDVYLDCDRDSIIYLGTPDGPTCHTGAETCYYTSVFDQLAVDEASGDKLASTTLYSLESIISKRKEESTVPQEGKPSWTRRLLTNDALLCSKIREEADELCRTLEDKEEVSRTASEMADVLYHAMVLLSKRDVKFEDVLEVLRKRFSQSGIEEKQSRSK; from the exons ATGCAAGGCTTTGCTAACAGAGAGGCTCTCTCCACAACCATCACTTCTCGTAAAGCTACTTTCTTCAGTCGATCAAGATCTACCTTATGGACTAAGGGAGAGACATCAAATAACTTCATCAATGTCCTAGATGTATACCTTGACTGTGATCGTGATTCG ATAATTTACCTTGGAACACCTGATGGGCCTACTTGTCACACAGGGGCAGAGACTTGTTACTACACTTCGGTTTTCGATCAATTAGCAGTTGATGAG GCTTCAGGAGACAAGCTAGCTTCAACAACGTTATACTCGCTAGAATCAATCATTTCAAAGCGGAAGGAGGAATCAACAGTTCCTCAAGAAGGTAAACCGTCATGGACTCGACGGTTATTGACCAATGATGCTCTGCTTTGCTCAAAGATCAG GGAAGAAGCAGACGAGTTATGCAGAACGCTTGAGGATAAGGAGGAAGTATCAAGAACAGCATCAGAGATGGCGGATGTGTTGTACCATGCGATGGTGCTTCTGTCTaaaagggatgtcaagtttgaaGATGTTCTTGAAGTTCTTAGGAAACGCTTCTCTCAATCTGGTATCGAGGAGAAGCAAAGCCGTTCAAAGTGA
- the LOC130495185 gene encoding uncharacterized protein LOC130495185 produces the protein MVVETRGGKRKDNPTKEETRRVKFAKEKETSQTTAAAEDFDNIEKTTEMTETAEKTSEDSRETTAGTKPTEPTAPTTVVGGPSLPAPPAPPATPAIGTHSGDDEIEGSEEGNEDGEGSEEENGDGDGAAEGKDDENGGSEEVREEIENVEDKRPEEKESDYMLKEISHTMKHFGRVVKENTLWPLPGFCVPTRGM, from the exons ATGGTGGTTGAAACGAGAGGAGGTAAGAGGAAGGATAATCCAACGAAGGAAGAGACTCGGAGAGTGAAGTTTGCGAAGGAGAAGGAGACAAGTCAGACGACGGCGGCGGCTGAGGACTTCGATAACATCGAGAAGACGACGGAGATGACGGAGACTGCGGAGAAGACGAGTGAGGACTCGAGGGAGACTACGGCGGGAACGAAGCCGACTGAGCCGACTGCTCCGACGACAGTTGTTGGTGGCCCATCTCTTCCAGCTCCTCCAGCTCCTCCAGCAACTCCGGCGATTGGGACTCATTCTGGAGATGATGAGATTGAAGGTTCTGAAGAAGGAAATGAAGACGGAGAAGGTtctgaagaagaaaatggagatggagatggagctGCAGAAGGAAAGGATGATGAGAATGGAGGTTCCGAAGAAGTAAGAGAAGAGATTGAGAACGTTGAGGACAAAAGACCAGAAGAAAAG GAATCTGATTACATGTTGAAGGAGATCTCTCACACAATGAAACATTTTGGAAGGGTTGTGAAAGAGAATACGTTGTGGCCTCTTCCAGGTTTCTGTGTCCCAACTAGAGGTATGTGA